The following are encoded in a window of Corynebacterium marinum DSM 44953 genomic DNA:
- a CDS encoding LmeA family phospholipid-binding protein yields MSSARSASSTIWKFIVGLLVALLIMLFVAEFGLRWFIGNELRSSFEAQAAEDGVTMTEDPTISFGATPLILSAVRGTVPEVEVTTPSTLQITGQEVLGQPGAHVVLTDLDISDRDNPVAARMVTVAEVPEEFLLATIQQSMEDGGGGDLIGVSDVTANPAEGTLDIEFNSGVAVLNLRPTPVDGQLTFEASGGSLLGFNLPSQVTGLITAGLQEGVKEQAGQFTIDEFEVIDGGARLRLSGENVALSEVADPRQTQS; encoded by the coding sequence ATGTCATCCGCGCGCTCTGCCTCCTCGACCATCTGGAAGTTCATCGTCGGCCTGCTCGTGGCCCTGCTCATCATGCTGTTCGTCGCGGAGTTCGGCCTGCGCTGGTTCATCGGCAACGAACTTCGCTCCAGTTTCGAGGCCCAGGCCGCCGAAGACGGCGTCACCATGACGGAGGACCCCACCATCTCCTTCGGCGCGACCCCCCTGATCCTGTCGGCGGTGCGCGGCACCGTCCCCGAGGTGGAGGTGACCACCCCCTCCACCCTGCAGATCACCGGACAGGAGGTCCTCGGCCAGCCCGGCGCCCATGTCGTCCTGACCGACCTGGACATCTCCGACCGGGACAACCCCGTCGCCGCCCGCATGGTCACCGTCGCGGAAGTGCCCGAGGAGTTCCTGCTGGCCACGATCCAGCAGTCGATGGAGGACGGCGGGGGCGGCGACCTCATCGGAGTTTCCGACGTCACGGCCAACCCCGCCGAGGGCACGCTGGACATCGAGTTCAACAGCGGCGTAGCCGTCCTCAACCTCCGGCCCACGCCGGTCGACGGCCAGCTCACCTTCGAGGCCTCGGGCGGTTCGCTCCTCGGATTCAACCTCCCCAGCCAGGTCACCGGCCTCATCACCGCGGGACTTCAGGAAGGCGTCAAAGAGCAGGCGGGCCAGTTCACCATCGACGAGTTTGAGGTGATCGACGGCGGGGCCCGCCTCAGGCTGAGCGGCGAGAACGTCGCCCTCAGCGAGGTGGCTGACCCACGGCAGACACAGAGCTGA
- a CDS encoding CGLAU_01105 family protein has protein sequence MTTPNDNTTPSPEQHNSLMDNLREPFQAWVAAGSRLGDVVSDFADRFREDRDKADHGQGAHAKPSPVEGEETTASRFKAAAQEARAGLSDAKSTEDYKTVSAAFAGHAEEIIRDLAASARRAAEQTKDSPVADDAKNAFNRAVASVRATFDETVDQARTRRAETGDEQREQSFIDELRGRLDDLISRAGSLSGQDVKEGAAPTTPTAPSTNGDGDVPHMIDGEVISTTEVPADTQKDS, from the coding sequence ATGACCACCCCGAACGACAACACCACTCCGAGCCCGGAGCAGCACAACTCTCTCATGGACAACCTGCGGGAACCTTTCCAGGCATGGGTCGCCGCGGGCTCCCGGCTGGGCGACGTTGTCTCCGATTTCGCCGACCGGTTCCGCGAGGACCGGGACAAGGCGGATCACGGCCAGGGCGCCCACGCGAAGCCGAGCCCGGTGGAGGGCGAGGAAACCACCGCGAGCCGCTTCAAGGCCGCCGCCCAGGAGGCCCGTGCGGGCCTGTCGGACGCCAAGAGCACCGAGGACTACAAGACCGTCTCCGCCGCCTTCGCGGGCCACGCGGAAGAGATCATCCGCGACCTGGCCGCCTCCGCGCGGCGCGCGGCTGAGCAGACGAAGGATTCCCCGGTGGCGGACGACGCGAAGAACGCCTTCAACCGGGCGGTGGCATCCGTGCGGGCGACCTTCGACGAGACCGTCGACCAGGCGCGCACACGCCGGGCAGAGACCGGGGACGAGCAGCGCGAGCAGTCCTTCATCGACGAGCTCCGGGGCCGCCTGGACGACCTCATCAGCCGGGCGGGTTCCCTCTCGGGCCAGGACGTGAAGGAGGGCGCGGCCCCGACTACCCCGACCGCCCCCTCGACGAACGGCGACGGCGATGTTCCGCATATGATTGACGGCGAGGTCATCAGCACCACCGAGGTGCCCGCCGACACCCAGAAGGACAGCTAG
- a CDS encoding DUF2516 family protein, producing MTLIATYILFEQVLFALIALTGVAGAFFALTTRDDAFQAGDRQTKWIWVAILVGSAFVVITRVPFLSWAGMVAIGVYWFDVRPHLKSILNGNYSW from the coding sequence ATGACTCTGATCGCCACCTACATCCTCTTCGAACAGGTGCTGTTCGCCCTGATCGCCCTCACCGGCGTCGCCGGCGCGTTCTTCGCCCTGACCACGCGCGACGACGCCTTCCAGGCAGGTGACCGCCAGACGAAATGGATCTGGGTGGCCATCCTGGTCGGCTCCGCCTTCGTGGTGATCACCCGCGTGCCGTTCCTCTCCTGGGCCGGCATGGTGGCCATCGGCGTGTACTGGTTCGATGTGCGGCCGCACCTGAAATCGATCCTCAACGGCAACTACAGCTGGTAG
- a CDS encoding fumarate reductase/succinate dehydrogenase flavoprotein subunit translates to MSNTETASRPEFVHPASMVEGVIPGTVLDNAEPKGVPTKDMWEYQKEHMNLVSPLNRRKFKVLVVGTGLSGGAAAAALGELGYDVKVFTYHDAPRRAHSIAAQGGVNSARGKKVDNDGAYRHVKDTVKGGDYRGRESDCWRLALESARVIDHMNAIGAPFAREYGGTLATRSFGGVQVSRTYYTRGQTGQQLQLSTASALTRQIGLGNVEIFTHADVVDLIVTQKEGKKRCEGIVTRNLITGELTPHTGHAVLLATGGYGNVYHMSTLAKNSNAGALMRAYELGAHFASPSFIQFHPTGLPVNATWQSKTILMSESLRNDGRIWSPKNPKDDRDPNSIPEEERDYFLERRYPAFGNLVPRDVASRAISQQINAGLGVGPLFNSAYLDFRDAIERLGQDTIVERYSNLFEMYRDAIGEDPYSSPMRIAPTCHFTMGGLWTDFNEMTSIDGLFAAGEASWTYHGANRLGANSLLSASVDGWFTLPFTIPNYLANYLGQDVLPADSPEAAEAVERAQARIDRLLNIKGPNPRGADYYHRQLGELLYFACGVSRNVKDLQDAIVKIREIRADFWTNVQVPGEQNYMNQELEYAARVADYIDLGELMCVDALDRDESCGAHFRDDHLSEDGEAERDDENWCFVSAWEPAGEGKFIRHADPLVFESIPLQTRNYK, encoded by the coding sequence ATGAGCAACACCGAGACTGCTTCTCGTCCCGAATTCGTCCACCCGGCCTCGATGGTCGAGGGCGTCATCCCGGGCACCGTTCTGGACAACGCTGAGCCGAAGGGTGTCCCGACCAAGGACATGTGGGAGTACCAGAAGGAGCACATGAACCTTGTGTCTCCGCTGAACCGCCGCAAGTTCAAGGTCCTCGTCGTCGGCACCGGCCTGTCCGGCGGCGCCGCTGCGGCGGCCCTCGGCGAGCTGGGCTACGACGTCAAGGTCTTCACCTACCACGACGCCCCGCGCCGCGCGCACTCCATCGCAGCCCAGGGCGGCGTCAACTCCGCCCGCGGCAAGAAGGTGGACAACGACGGCGCATACCGCCACGTCAAGGACACCGTCAAGGGCGGCGACTACCGCGGCCGCGAGTCCGACTGCTGGCGCCTGGCCCTCGAGTCGGCCCGAGTCATCGACCACATGAACGCCATCGGCGCCCCCTTCGCCCGCGAGTACGGCGGCACCCTGGCCACCCGTTCCTTCGGCGGCGTGCAGGTGTCCCGCACCTACTACACCCGCGGCCAGACGGGCCAGCAGCTCCAGCTGTCCACCGCTTCCGCGCTCACGCGCCAGATCGGCCTGGGCAACGTGGAGATCTTCACCCACGCCGACGTCGTCGACCTCATCGTCACGCAGAAGGAGGGGAAGAAGCGCTGCGAGGGCATCGTCACCCGTAACCTCATCACCGGCGAGCTGACCCCCCACACCGGCCATGCAGTGCTGCTGGCTACCGGCGGTTACGGCAACGTGTACCACATGTCCACGCTGGCCAAGAACTCGAACGCCGGCGCCCTGATGCGCGCGTACGAGCTCGGCGCCCACTTCGCCTCCCCGTCCTTCATCCAGTTCCACCCGACCGGCCTGCCGGTCAACGCGACCTGGCAGTCGAAGACCATCCTGATGTCGGAGTCGCTGCGTAACGACGGCCGCATCTGGTCCCCGAAGAACCCGAAGGACGACCGCGACCCGAACTCCATCCCGGAGGAGGAGCGCGACTACTTCCTGGAGCGCCGCTACCCGGCCTTCGGCAACCTGGTTCCGCGCGACGTCGCCTCCCGCGCGATCTCGCAGCAGATCAACGCCGGGCTCGGCGTCGGACCGCTGTTCAACTCCGCGTACCTGGATTTCCGCGACGCCATCGAGCGCCTCGGCCAGGACACCATCGTCGAGCGTTACTCCAACCTCTTCGAGATGTACCGCGACGCCATCGGCGAGGACCCCTACTCATCCCCGATGCGTATCGCCCCCACCTGCCACTTCACCATGGGCGGCCTGTGGACCGACTTCAACGAGATGACCTCCATCGACGGCCTCTTCGCCGCCGGCGAGGCCTCCTGGACCTACCACGGCGCGAACCGCCTGGGTGCCAACTCGCTGCTGTCCGCATCTGTCGACGGCTGGTTCACCCTGCCGTTCACCATCCCGAACTATCTGGCCAACTACCTCGGCCAGGATGTTCTGCCGGCGGACTCCCCGGAGGCCGCTGAGGCTGTCGAGCGTGCCCAGGCACGCATCGACCGTCTCCTCAACATCAAGGGCCCGAACCCGCGCGGCGCGGACTACTACCACCGCCAGCTCGGCGAGCTGCTCTACTTCGCCTGCGGCGTCTCCCGCAACGTCAAGGACCTGCAGGACGCGATCGTCAAGATCCGCGAGATCCGCGCGGACTTCTGGACCAACGTCCAGGTCCCCGGTGAGCAGAACTACATGAACCAGGAACTCGAGTACGCGGCGCGTGTCGCCGACTACATCGACCTGGGCGAGCTCATGTGCGTCGACGCCCTCGACCGCGACGAGTCCTGCGGCGCCCACTTCCGCGACGACCACCTCTCCGAGGACGGCGAGGCAGAGCGCGACGACGAGAACTGGTGCTTCGTCTCGGCATGGGAGCCGGCTGGCGAGGGCAAGTTCATCCGCCACGCTGATCCGCTCGTCTTCGAATCGATCCCGCTGCAGACAAGGAACTACAAGTAA
- a CDS encoding UDP-N-acetylmuramate dehydrogenase, whose amino-acid sequence MTDSSLTPDIRARLTQIEDVTLEEGGTFAELTTLHLGGRPRLTVRCGSTTAVAGVVTLLDAAAIPLLIVGGGSNLVVAEGDLDVVAVVLENDGLEIDAGSGLVRAGAGAGWDDVVTAAVDAGLGGIECLSGIPGSAGATPVQNVGAYGAEISDVLTRVLLLERATGEVSWVPATDLELAYRYSNLKFTGRGVVLEIEMQLNPDGLSSPLRFGELARRLGATESGERRPVAEVRDTVLDLRRGKGMVLIDGDHDTWSAGSFFTNPVVEVAVADAVQASVRADRGDEDADRMPRFPAGEGTVKLSAAWLIDRAGFAKGHPGEDAPARLSTKHTLALTNRGSASTSDLVALAREVRDGVRSRFGVTLVPEPVWVGVSID is encoded by the coding sequence GTGACCGATTCATCTCTGACCCCGGACATTCGCGCGCGCCTCACGCAGATCGAGGACGTGACCCTCGAGGAGGGCGGCACCTTCGCCGAGCTGACCACCCTCCACCTGGGTGGACGCCCCCGACTCACCGTCCGGTGCGGCTCGACCACCGCCGTCGCCGGGGTGGTGACGCTTCTCGACGCCGCCGCCATCCCCCTCCTCATCGTCGGCGGCGGATCCAACCTCGTCGTCGCCGAGGGCGACCTGGATGTGGTGGCTGTGGTGCTGGAGAACGACGGCCTGGAGATCGATGCGGGCAGCGGCCTGGTCCGCGCCGGGGCCGGGGCGGGCTGGGACGACGTCGTCACAGCCGCAGTGGATGCGGGCCTGGGCGGCATCGAGTGCCTGTCCGGCATCCCCGGTTCCGCCGGTGCCACCCCGGTGCAGAACGTCGGCGCCTACGGCGCGGAGATCTCGGATGTGCTCACCCGGGTGCTGCTCCTGGAGCGGGCCACCGGTGAGGTCTCGTGGGTGCCGGCCACGGATCTGGAGCTGGCGTACCGGTACTCCAACCTCAAGTTCACCGGCCGGGGCGTAGTCCTGGAGATCGAGATGCAGCTCAACCCCGACGGGCTTTCCTCGCCCCTGCGCTTCGGCGAGCTGGCCCGCCGACTGGGGGCGACGGAGTCCGGGGAGCGCCGCCCGGTGGCCGAGGTCCGGGACACGGTCCTGGACCTGCGCCGCGGCAAGGGCATGGTGCTCATCGACGGCGACCACGACACCTGGTCGGCAGGCTCCTTCTTCACCAACCCCGTGGTCGAGGTGGCGGTGGCCGACGCCGTCCAGGCATCCGTCCGGGCGGACCGCGGCGACGAGGACGCCGACCGCATGCCCCGCTTCCCCGCCGGGGAGGGCACAGTGAAGCTCTCCGCCGCGTGGCTGATCGACCGGGCCGGCTTCGCCAAGGGGCACCCCGGCGAGGATGCTCCGGCCCGCCTGTCCACCAAGCACACCCTCGCGCTGACCAACCGTGGTTCGGCGAGCACCTCCGACCTGGTGGCCCTGGCCAGGGAGGTCCGCGACGGGGTGCGCTCCCGCTTCGGCGTGACCCTGGTGCCGGAGCCGGTGTGGGTGGGTGTGTCGATCGACTGA
- a CDS encoding DUF2505 domain-containing protein, with protein sequence MASRSENTVTINQPAEKVHAALTNADYWAFIAQTLSPEPGELNSFEQTEGGAVVTLFEVLPLDILPEAVRAMISQALKVKRVVTVGPLADNAAHISYNADVKGTPVDFEGEINLSGDDSTTTLSYTNDVSVNIPFMGPAIEPKVAEALGDLFNNEGELTERWISENA encoded by the coding sequence ATGGCATCCCGCAGTGAGAACACCGTAACCATCAACCAGCCGGCCGAGAAGGTCCACGCCGCGCTGACCAACGCCGACTACTGGGCGTTCATCGCGCAGACCCTCTCCCCCGAGCCGGGCGAGCTCAACTCCTTCGAGCAGACCGAGGGCGGTGCCGTGGTCACCCTCTTCGAGGTCCTGCCGCTGGACATCCTCCCCGAGGCCGTCCGCGCGATGATCTCCCAGGCCCTGAAGGTCAAGCGAGTCGTCACCGTCGGCCCGCTGGCCGACAACGCCGCCCACATCTCCTACAACGCCGACGTCAAGGGCACCCCCGTCGACTTCGAGGGCGAGATCAACCTCTCCGGCGACGACTCCACCACCACCCTCTCCTACACCAACGACGTCTCCGTGAACATCCCGTTCATGGGCCCGGCCATCGAGCCGAAGGTCGCCGAGGCTCTGGGCGACCTGTTCAACAACGAGGGCGAACTGACCGAGCGCTGGATCTCCGAGAACGCCTAA
- a CDS encoding DUF445 domain-containing protein, with protein MGKHIGTRPASTATAAAPVPGPAPEVEAERRRALRRHKAFVTGLLVVAAVIFLACSWWQSQPGGAPTWVGYVRAAAEAGMIGGLADWFAVTALFRHPLRIPIPHTAIIPKKKDQLGQALSGFVGDNFLNAELITEKVRTANIPERLGSWLSQPDNAVKVSREVGRLTANAIRALDPKDAEAVIQSQLIDKLAEPQWGPPAGRVMAGLIEDGRTEPVVQEVVTWAHRKVLGMEDTVVELIDERMPTWAPQFAKQLVGARVYKELVGFTASVANDPSHEARDAIRRFLGDLADDLQNDPTMIARVEGIKHDLLGSTPVRGAAAAIWANASVSLIDAATDETSLLRTKITELCLTWGTNIQTDPVLRASLERRITGGAAFLAENYAGEVTAIISETVERWDAAEASDKIELMVGKDLQYIRLNGTIVGALAGLLIYTVNHLLFGA; from the coding sequence ATGGGTAAACACATCGGGACCCGGCCCGCCAGCACCGCCACGGCCGCCGCACCGGTCCCGGGGCCGGCCCCCGAGGTCGAGGCGGAGCGTCGCCGCGCGCTGCGCCGCCACAAGGCCTTCGTCACCGGGCTGCTGGTGGTGGCGGCGGTCATCTTCCTCGCGTGCAGCTGGTGGCAGTCGCAGCCGGGCGGGGCGCCGACGTGGGTCGGTTACGTCCGGGCGGCGGCGGAGGCCGGCATGATCGGCGGGCTGGCGGACTGGTTCGCCGTGACGGCGCTGTTCCGTCACCCCCTGCGGATCCCGATTCCGCACACCGCGATCATCCCCAAGAAGAAGGATCAGCTCGGTCAGGCGCTGTCCGGATTCGTGGGCGACAACTTCCTCAACGCTGAACTGATCACGGAGAAGGTCCGCACCGCCAACATCCCGGAACGCCTGGGCTCCTGGCTCTCGCAGCCGGACAACGCCGTGAAAGTCTCCCGGGAGGTAGGCCGCCTCACGGCCAACGCGATCCGGGCGCTGGACCCGAAGGACGCGGAGGCGGTCATCCAGTCCCAGCTCATCGACAAGCTGGCGGAACCGCAGTGGGGGCCGCCCGCAGGCCGGGTCATGGCCGGACTCATCGAGGACGGGCGCACCGAACCAGTGGTCCAGGAGGTGGTCACGTGGGCGCACCGCAAGGTACTGGGCATGGAGGACACTGTCGTCGAGCTCATCGACGAGCGCATGCCCACCTGGGCGCCGCAGTTCGCCAAGCAGCTGGTGGGCGCGCGCGTTTACAAGGAGTTGGTCGGTTTCACGGCGTCCGTCGCCAACGACCCCTCGCACGAGGCCCGCGACGCCATCCGCCGTTTCCTGGGGGATCTGGCGGATGACCTGCAGAACGATCCGACGATGATCGCGCGCGTCGAGGGCATCAAGCACGATCTGCTGGGCTCCACCCCGGTGCGCGGCGCGGCGGCGGCGATCTGGGCGAACGCGTCGGTCTCGCTCATCGACGCCGCCACCGACGAAACCTCCCTGCTGCGCACCAAGATCACCGAGCTGTGCCTGACCTGGGGAACCAACATCCAGACGGACCCTGTGCTGCGGGCCAGCCTGGAACGTCGGATCACCGGCGGGGCGGCCTTCCTCGCGGAGAACTACGCCGGCGAGGTCACGGCGATCATCTCCGAGACGGTCGAGCGGTGGGACGCGGCGGAGGCCAGTGACAAGATCGAGCTGATGGTGGGCAAGGACCTGCAGTACATCCGCCTCAACGGCACCATTGTCGGTGCGCTTGCGGGACTTCTTATTTACACTGTGAATCATCTGCTCTTCGGAGCGTGA
- the ramB gene encoding acetate metabolism transcriptional regulator RamB yields MGKTYVGSRLRQLRRERDLSQASLASTLGLSASYVNQIEHDVRPLTVPVLLRITEAFGVDATFFSRDDDSRLLAEIQDVVLDKELCPTPVELQELSELVYNHPAVARTMVDMHRRYRNVRDKLSIATDTRRLAGPINSSPGAQALSMPHDEVRDFFYSRQNYLDDLDTSAESIAGELGVERFSIRGTEDAIAERLRQHHGIEISTSSDLNGTLHSLDRETGHLQLASRLHTGQRAFRMGMELAYLEVGEDIESLVAEESFTSEASANLARRGIASYFAAAVLLPYQGIHAEAERSGYDIDFLCQVFGVGYETVASRLSTLQRPNLRGIPFTFVRVDRAGNMSKRQSATGFHLANSGGTCPLWNIYETFTNPGTIQRQLAQMPDGRNYLWIARTVRHHRGRFGDTGKLFAIGLGCEARHADRTVYAEGLNLEDLSSATPIGAGCRVCPRENCAQRAFPPIHEEITIDAHRSSVAPYN; encoded by the coding sequence ATGGGAAAGACCTACGTAGGTTCACGGCTCCGCCAACTCCGCCGCGAACGTGACCTGAGCCAGGCGTCGCTCGCGTCGACCCTCGGACTGTCCGCCAGTTACGTCAACCAGATCGAACACGACGTCCGGCCGCTGACGGTCCCCGTCCTGCTCCGCATCACCGAGGCCTTCGGCGTCGACGCGACCTTCTTCTCGCGCGACGACGACTCCCGGCTCCTCGCCGAGATCCAGGACGTCGTCCTGGACAAGGAGCTGTGCCCCACCCCGGTCGAGCTGCAGGAGCTGTCCGAGCTGGTGTACAACCACCCGGCGGTCGCCAGAACGATGGTGGACATGCACCGCCGCTACCGCAACGTCCGCGACAAACTGTCCATCGCCACCGACACCCGCCGGCTCGCTGGCCCGATCAACTCCTCCCCCGGGGCGCAGGCCCTGTCCATGCCCCACGACGAGGTGCGCGACTTCTTCTACTCGCGACAGAACTACCTCGACGACCTCGACACCTCCGCCGAATCCATCGCCGGGGAACTCGGCGTCGAGAGGTTCTCCATCCGTGGCACCGAGGACGCCATCGCCGAACGGCTGCGCCAGCACCACGGCATCGAAATCTCCACCTCCTCCGACCTCAACGGCACCCTCCACAGCCTCGACCGGGAGACCGGCCACCTGCAGCTGGCCAGCCGACTGCACACCGGCCAGCGGGCGTTCCGCATGGGCATGGAGCTGGCGTACCTGGAGGTGGGCGAGGACATCGAGTCCCTGGTCGCCGAGGAGTCCTTCACCTCCGAGGCCTCCGCGAACCTGGCCCGCCGCGGAATCGCCAGCTACTTCGCTGCCGCCGTCCTCCTCCCCTACCAGGGGATTCACGCGGAGGCCGAGCGCTCCGGCTATGACATCGACTTCCTCTGTCAGGTCTTCGGCGTGGGCTACGAGACCGTGGCCAGTCGGCTGTCCACCCTGCAGCGGCCCAACCTGCGGGGGATCCCCTTCACTTTCGTCCGCGTGGACCGCGCCGGAAACATGTCCAAACGACAGTCCGCGACCGGCTTCCACCTGGCCAACTCCGGCGGAACCTGTCCCCTGTGGAACATCTACGAGACGTTCACCAACCCCGGCACGATCCAGCGCCAGCTGGCGCAGATGCCGGACGGCCGGAACTACCTGTGGATCGCCCGCACGGTGCGCCACCACCGGGGCCGGTTCGGCGATACCGGCAAGCTCTTCGCCATCGGCCTGGGCTGCGAGGCCCGCCACGCCGACCGCACGGTGTACGCCGAGGGCCTGAATCTGGAGGATCTGTCGAGCGCGACCCCCATCGGCGCGGGCTGCCGCGTGTGCCCGCGGGAGAACTGCGCCCAGCGCGCGTTCCCCCCGATCCACGAGGAGATCACCATCGACGCCCACCGCTCCTCGGTCGCCCCTTACAACTAG
- a CDS encoding succinate dehydrogenase cytochrome b subunit, producing the protein MTVKNADRDAIVHGKITEKPLRERPSYPTWAIKLVMAVTGLIFGLYVLVHMVGNLKLYMPDHNGVAAINEYGEFLRTVGAPIFPRESIVWILRIVLLAALVLHVHGAFTLNARSRTSRGKFARTNLVGGLNSFSSRSMLITGIILLLFVIFHLLDLTMGVAPAATDTFVHGEIYANLIASFSRWWVAIFYILAMVVLFLHLSHGIWLAVSDLGITGRRWRKVLLVVAYLVPAIVMIGNIVMPLSIALGWLS; encoded by the coding sequence ATGACTGTTAAAAACGCAGACCGTGACGCAATCGTTCACGGCAAAATCACTGAGAAGCCGCTGCGCGAGCGGCCGTCCTACCCGACCTGGGCCATCAAGCTGGTGATGGCCGTCACCGGCCTGATCTTCGGACTCTATGTCCTGGTCCACATGGTCGGAAACCTGAAGCTCTACATGCCCGACCACAACGGCGTCGCCGCCATCAACGAGTACGGAGAGTTCCTCCGCACCGTGGGCGCGCCCATCTTCCCGCGTGAGTCCATCGTCTGGATCCTGCGCATCGTGCTGCTGGCCGCCCTGGTTCTCCACGTCCACGGCGCGTTCACCCTCAACGCCCGCTCCCGCACGTCGCGCGGCAAGTTCGCCCGCACGAACCTGGTGGGCGGCCTGAACTCTTTCTCCAGCCGCTCGATGCTGATCACCGGCATCATCCTGCTGCTGTTCGTGATCTTCCACCTTCTCGACCTGACCATGGGCGTCGCCCCGGCCGCCACGGACACCTTCGTCCACGGCGAGATCTACGCGAACCTCATCGCCAGCTTCTCCCGCTGGTGGGTCGCCATCTTCTACATCCTCGCCATGGTGGTGCTCTTCCTGCACCTGTCCCACGGCATCTGGCTCGCTGTGTCCGACCTGGGCATCACCGGCCGGCGCTGGCGCAAGGTTCTCCTCGTCGTCGCCTACCTGGTGCCGGCGATCGTTATGATCGGCAACATCGTGATGCCGCTGTCCATCGCACTGGGCTGGCTGAGCTAG
- a CDS encoding succinate dehydrogenase/fumarate reductase iron-sulfur subunit: MKLTLEIWRQAGPTQEGAFETVQVPDAVPQMSILELLDHVNNRLVGENKEPFMFASDCREGICGTCGLMVNGRPHGPGQNTPACQQRLVGFSEGDVVKLEPLRSAAFPVIKDMVVDRSALDRVMEKGGYVSINAGTAPDADTLHLNHEVAELALDHAACIGCGACVAACPNGAAHLFTGAKLVHLSLMPLGKEERGKRARHMVDDLETNFGHCSLFGECADVCPAGIPLTAVAAVTKERARAAFRGKDD; encoded by the coding sequence ATGAAGCTGACACTTGAGATCTGGCGGCAGGCCGGACCGACCCAGGAGGGCGCCTTCGAGACCGTGCAGGTCCCGGACGCCGTCCCGCAGATGTCGATCCTGGAGCTGCTCGACCACGTGAACAACCGTCTGGTCGGGGAGAACAAGGAACCCTTCATGTTCGCCTCGGACTGCCGCGAAGGCATCTGCGGCACCTGTGGCCTGATGGTCAACGGCCGTCCCCACGGCCCGGGCCAGAACACCCCGGCCTGCCAGCAGCGTCTGGTCGGCTTCAGCGAGGGCGACGTCGTCAAGCTCGAGCCGCTGCGCTCCGCTGCTTTCCCGGTGATCAAGGACATGGTCGTCGACCGTTCCGCACTGGACCGCGTCATGGAGAAGGGCGGTTACGTCTCGATCAACGCGGGCACCGCACCGGACGCCGACACCCTGCACTTGAACCACGAGGTTGCCGAGCTCGCGCTCGACCACGCCGCCTGCATCGGCTGTGGCGCCTGTGTCGCCGCCTGCCCGAACGGTGCCGCGCACCTGTTCACCGGTGCAAAGCTGGTCCACCTCTCCCTCATGCCCCTGGGCAAGGAGGAGCGCGGCAAGCGTGCCCGCCACATGGTGGACGACCTGGAGACCAACTTCGGTCACTGCTCCCTCTTCGGTGAGTGCGCCGACGTCTGCCCGGCGGGTATCCCGCTGACCGCCGTCGCTGCTGTCACCAAGGAGCGCGCGCGTGCCGCCTTCCGCGGCAAGGACGACTAA